Proteins encoded within one genomic window of Flavobacterium sp. NG2:
- a CDS encoding sulfatase, whose amino-acid sequence MKMKSALCGLTMILSAFGCSAQVKKTPKPNILVILCDDLGYADVGFNNSPDIITPELDKLAKAGTIMTSAYVAHPFCGPSRAALMTGRYPHQIGAPYNLSDNGRVTDLGVPVNEIYMSNMLQGAGYYTSIVGKWHLGDNPQFRPNKRGFDEFFGFLGGGHRYFPNQYQPIYEKQKSAGMYPINDYLKPLMHNNEEVSETEYVTDALSREAVRIVTESKKKNKPFFMYLSYNAPHVPLEAKEEDLKVFANIKDKDRRTYAAMVYAVDRGVGEIVKRLKENGQYENTLIVFFSDNGGNFDHGANNFPLKGTKGDTFEGGFRVPMFFHWPNKIAAGVHFDHPVSALDLYPTFAHLANTNPPKGKVLNGKNIWNDLASNTSPHKDEMIYSLRYREGYCDVAARKEDWKIVRMGNEPWQLFNITKDLGEHKDLSGQFPDRLKEMVAETKEWTKTHIAPLWVYSQKDAEYWESGRLPGYDDTFEVDKLRMGPLEYKEMMEKRK is encoded by the coding sequence ATGAAAATGAAATCAGCTTTATGTGGGTTGACAATGATTTTGTCGGCATTTGGATGTTCTGCCCAAGTTAAAAAGACTCCAAAACCTAATATTCTTGTAATCTTATGTGATGATTTAGGGTATGCTGATGTTGGTTTTAATAACTCACCAGATATTATTACGCCTGAATTAGATAAATTAGCCAAAGCGGGTACGATTATGACTTCTGCTTATGTAGCACATCCTTTCTGTGGGCCTAGTAGAGCCGCTTTAATGACAGGGCGTTATCCACACCAAATAGGAGCTCCTTATAATTTAAGTGATAACGGAAGAGTAACAGATTTAGGAGTTCCAGTGAATGAGATATATATGAGTAATATGTTGCAAGGTGCAGGCTATTATACTTCTATTGTTGGAAAATGGCATTTGGGTGATAATCCACAATTTAGACCGAATAAAAGAGGCTTTGATGAGTTTTTTGGTTTCTTAGGTGGTGGTCATCGCTATTTTCCGAATCAGTATCAGCCCATATATGAAAAGCAAAAAAGTGCTGGAATGTATCCTATTAATGATTATTTGAAACCTTTGATGCATAACAATGAGGAAGTAAGTGAGACTGAATATGTAACGGATGCTTTGTCTAGAGAAGCTGTGCGTATTGTAACAGAATCAAAAAAGAAAAATAAGCCTTTCTTTATGTATTTATCTTATAATGCACCCCATGTACCTTTGGAAGCAAAAGAAGAAGATCTTAAGGTTTTTGCAAATATAAAAGACAAAGACAGACGTACGTATGCGGCTATGGTCTATGCTGTTGATAGAGGAGTAGGGGAGATTGTAAAAAGATTAAAAGAAAATGGTCAGTATGAAAATACCTTAATTGTGTTTTTTAGCGATAATGGAGGTAATTTTGATCATGGAGCTAATAATTTTCCATTGAAAGGAACTAAAGGGGATACATTTGAAGGTGGTTTCCGTGTTCCAATGTTCTTTCATTGGCCTAATAAAATTGCTGCAGGAGTACACTTTGATCATCCCGTTTCGGCTTTAGATTTATATCCTACTTTCGCTCACCTAGCAAATACAAATCCGCCAAAAGGGAAAGTATTGAATGGGAAAAATATTTGGAACGATTTAGCATCAAATACAAGTCCGCATAAAGACGAAATGATTTATTCATTACGTTACCGTGAGGGGTATTGTGATGTGGCTGCTAGAAAAGAAGATTGGAAGATTGTTCGAATGGGGAATGAGCCATGGCAGTTATTCAATATTACAAAAGATTTAGGGGAGCATAAGGATTTGTCTGGTCAATTTCCTGATAGACTAAAGGAAATGGTTGCTGAGACAAAAGAATGGACTAAAACTCACATCGCACCTTTGTGGGTGTATTCGCAAAAAGATGCTGAGTACTGGGAATCGGGAAGGTTACCTGGTTATGATGATACTTTTGAAGTAGATAAATTAAGAATGGGGCCATTGGAGTATAAAGAAATGATGGAGAAGAGAAAGTAA
- a CDS encoding MutS-related protein produces MKIYHSKKEALSNELKALNKKYNSVSLLRLVVILLFGFSFYYYIQNSELLFAGLAFVFFVGFIGLMRMHSKLAFERRIKEALLKINADEIDYLENNKLPFENGIEFNDFNHPYAYDLDIFGEHSLFQNLNRTATFIGKKTLAQQLVKVSSPEVILQNQAATQELKDKIDWRQEFSAFAKVTEDTQSSYKALLQWSTFNSESLPKWAVIFSYASPLLLVGGIIGYFATSNLVLLSSLSYLFVLNLIVLGKFLKRIKLEIANSDNIDKVIGQYGVLLEKIETESFNSPKLIALQQKLQFKTDNASVHLKQLSDLFSKNDTIANLITAVLFNGTFLFNLHVLKSLVAWKNEHAHALEEWLDVIGEFESLNSMTNFAYNNPVFVYPVLNSDYKIDFENLSHPLLNSKTRVGNTVCFHPESFMILTGSNMSGKSTFLRSLGVNMVLSGMGAVVCATKANVHPLPVLVSMRLSDSLTDSESYFYAEIKRLKQIMNALENQAAFVLLDEILRGTNSDDKRNGTIEVVKKMVAKKAIGAIATHDIEVCLTTNDFPTVLTNKCFEVEIVNDDLHFDYKLRAGVCQNKSASFLMKKMGVI; encoded by the coding sequence ATGAAAATCTATCATTCAAAAAAGGAAGCATTAAGCAACGAATTAAAAGCATTAAATAAAAAATACAACTCGGTAAGTTTGTTGCGTTTGGTGGTTATTCTGTTGTTTGGTTTTTCATTTTACTATTATATTCAAAACAGTGAATTGCTTTTTGCGGGTTTGGCATTTGTCTTTTTCGTTGGATTTATCGGTTTGATGCGTATGCATTCTAAGTTGGCTTTCGAAAGAAGAATCAAAGAAGCATTGTTGAAAATCAATGCCGATGAAATTGATTATCTCGAAAATAACAAACTCCCTTTCGAAAACGGAATAGAATTTAATGATTTTAATCATCCTTATGCGTATGATTTGGATATTTTTGGAGAACATTCTTTGTTTCAAAACCTCAATAGAACGGCGACTTTTATTGGTAAAAAAACCTTGGCACAGCAATTAGTAAAAGTTTCCAGTCCTGAAGTTATTTTGCAAAATCAGGCAGCAACACAAGAGTTAAAAGATAAAATAGATTGGCGTCAAGAGTTTTCGGCTTTCGCCAAAGTGACTGAGGATACGCAATCCAGTTATAAAGCTTTATTGCAATGGAGTACTTTTAATAGTGAGTCGTTACCAAAATGGGCGGTGATTTTTTCGTATGCTAGTCCGTTGCTGTTAGTGGGTGGTATTATTGGGTATTTTGCGACTTCTAATCTGGTACTTTTAAGTAGTTTGTCTTATTTGTTTGTGTTAAATTTGATTGTTTTAGGAAAGTTTTTAAAACGAATTAAACTTGAAATTGCCAATTCTGATAACATTGATAAAGTCATTGGTCAATATGGGGTGTTATTAGAGAAAATCGAAACGGAATCATTTAATTCACCAAAATTAATTGCTTTACAGCAAAAGCTTCAATTCAAAACCGATAATGCGAGTGTTCATTTAAAACAATTGTCAGACTTGTTTTCGAAAAATGATACGATTGCGAATTTGATTACAGCCGTTTTATTCAATGGAACTTTTTTATTTAATCTTCATGTTTTGAAAAGTTTGGTTGCATGGAAAAATGAACATGCTCACGCTCTCGAAGAATGGTTGGATGTGATTGGCGAATTTGAATCCTTGAATAGCATGACGAATTTTGCCTATAATAATCCAGTATTTGTCTATCCAGTTTTAAATTCAGATTATAAAATTGATTTTGAAAACCTGAGTCATCCTTTGCTAAATTCAAAAACTAGAGTAGGAAATACGGTTTGCTTTCATCCAGAATCGTTTATGATTTTGACAGGTTCAAATATGTCTGGTAAAAGTACGTTTTTGAGAAGTTTAGGGGTTAATATGGTTTTGTCAGGAATGGGAGCTGTGGTTTGTGCTACTAAAGCTAATGTACATCCGTTGCCAGTATTGGTGTCGATGCGATTATCTGATTCATTAACAGATAGTGAATCCTATTTTTATGCTGAAATCAAGCGATTAAAGCAAATTATGAATGCACTTGAAAACCAAGCTGCATTTGTTTTGCTAGATGAAATTTTAAGAGGAACTAACTCTGATGATAAACGCAATGGAACGATAGAGGTAGTGAAGAAAATGGTTGCTAAAAAAGCCATTGGAGCTATTGCTACTCATGATATTGAAGTTTGTCTAACGACCAATGACTTTCCAACGGTTTTGACTAATAAATGCTTTGAAGTCGAAATTGTAAATGATGATTTGCATTTTGATTATAAATTAAGAGCTGGCGTTTGCCAAAATAAAAGTGCTTCTTTTTTGATGAAAAAAATGGGAGTTATTTAA
- the gldG gene encoding gliding motility-associated ABC transporter substrate-binding protein GldG: MANTENKNLKPLVFTLALLLLLNLAGNFFFHRFDLTKDKRYTLSETSLNIVSQVTEPLYIKIYMQGDLPAEFKRLQQETRQLLEEFQAYNKNISFEFINPLENEDSSIDNIKNLYSKGLTPVNITVDDKGKQSQAMVFPWAIAFYKNKEVNIPLLKNIMGASTTEKVIGSVQHLEYSIADALNKASNEKQKKIAVIKGNGELKEIMMAKFLLQIRESYHIGPFTLDSVAKSPNNTLEALKKYDLAIIAKPTETFSDAEKQVLDQFITNGGKTLWLIDQVTAEMDSLYNPAGATLAFPKDLGLNDMFFKYGFRINPDLVKDELGSPIKLATGEQGSATQYQDFNWKFAPQVYPESQHPIVKNLGGIKLDFANSIDTLKNGIKKTILLESSKYSKRIGTPTEINLNIVAEETSPNHYINTGNIPLAVLLEGNFKSVFQNRVLPFTQNDFISTGKPSKMIVISDGDIIKNQLDKNYEPVELGFDQRSGNLYDNKDLMLNCVNYLLDDTGLINIRSKDLDLPLLDKEKVYENYTQTQLLTIGLPLVILGLFGFIFTYIRKRKYSK; this comes from the coding sequence ATGGCAAATACTGAAAACAAAAATCTAAAACCGCTAGTATTTACACTCGCTTTATTATTGCTTTTAAATTTAGCTGGAAACTTCTTTTTCCACCGATTTGATTTAACCAAAGACAAGCGATACACTCTATCCGAAACCTCTTTAAACATCGTTAGTCAAGTAACCGAACCTTTGTATATCAAAATATACATGCAAGGAGATTTACCTGCAGAATTCAAACGACTACAGCAAGAAACCAGACAATTGCTAGAAGAATTTCAAGCCTATAATAAAAATATTAGTTTTGAATTCATCAATCCTTTAGAGAATGAAGACTCCAGCATAGACAACATCAAAAACCTCTATTCAAAAGGACTAACACCTGTAAACATCACTGTTGACGACAAAGGAAAACAATCTCAGGCTATGGTTTTTCCTTGGGCCATTGCCTTTTACAAAAACAAAGAAGTCAATATCCCGCTATTAAAAAACATCATGGGAGCTTCAACCACCGAAAAAGTAATTGGCTCCGTACAACATTTAGAATATTCCATTGCTGATGCCTTAAATAAAGCCTCCAACGAGAAACAAAAGAAAATTGCTGTCATCAAAGGAAATGGAGAACTAAAAGAAATTATGATGGCCAAATTTCTTTTGCAAATTAGAGAAAGCTACCACATAGGCCCTTTTACTTTAGATTCTGTTGCCAAAAGTCCAAATAACACACTAGAAGCCTTAAAAAAATACGACTTAGCCATTATCGCTAAACCTACCGAAACTTTCTCTGACGCTGAAAAACAAGTACTAGACCAGTTCATTACAAACGGTGGAAAAACCTTGTGGCTTATTGACCAAGTAACAGCCGAGATGGATAGCTTATACAATCCAGCTGGCGCAACACTTGCCTTCCCGAAAGATTTAGGATTGAACGATATGTTCTTTAAATATGGTTTTCGCATCAATCCAGATTTAGTAAAAGACGAATTAGGAAGCCCTATTAAACTAGCTACTGGTGAACAAGGTAGTGCGACACAATACCAAGACTTCAATTGGAAATTTGCTCCTCAGGTTTACCCTGAGAGCCAACATCCTATTGTGAAAAATTTAGGCGGAATCAAATTAGATTTTGCCAATTCCATAGACACATTAAAAAACGGCATCAAAAAAACGATACTCTTAGAATCCTCTAAATACTCTAAAAGAATAGGCACCCCAACCGAAATTAACTTGAATATCGTTGCCGAGGAGACCAGCCCCAACCATTATATCAACACAGGAAATATTCCGCTAGCAGTGCTATTGGAAGGCAATTTCAAATCGGTATTTCAAAATCGTGTGCTACCATTTACTCAAAATGATTTTATCAGCACTGGAAAACCTAGCAAAATGATCGTAATTTCAGATGGTGATATTATCAAAAATCAGTTGGACAAAAATTACGAGCCTGTAGAACTAGGCTTTGATCAACGTTCAGGAAATCTATATGACAACAAAGATTTGATGCTCAATTGCGTGAATTACTTACTCGACGACACAGGACTTATTAACATTCGCTCTAAGGATTTAGATTTACCTCTATTAGATAAAGAAAAAGTATATGAGAACTACACCCAGACTCAATTACTAACTATCGGGCTTCCCCTTGTAATTCTTGGCCTTTTTGGCTTTATTTTCACCTATATTAGAAAAAGGAAATACAGCAAATAG
- the dnaN gene encoding DNA polymerase III subunit beta — protein sequence MKFIVSSSYLLKQLQVLGSVINSSNTLPILDNFLFELDNNELTVSASDLETTMSATLEIDSTSVGSVAVPAKLLLEILKTFPEQPLTFTVEENSTIEISSNSGKYALAYAPGEEFPKSVNLDEPSVTLVPADVLATAISKTIFAAGNDDLRPVMSGVFFQFSPEGLIFVATDAHKLVKYARTDVKASEVADFIMPKKPLTILKNILSASDSEVKIEYNDSNATFSFDNYILMCRLIDGKYPNYEAVIPKENPNKLMIDRSQFLSSVRRVAIFSNKTTHQIRLKIAGAELNVSAEDIDYSNKAEERLTCDYQGDDMQIGYNSRFLTEMLTNLQSDMIMLEMSLPNRAGILTPIDGLEEGETVTMLVMPVMLNS from the coding sequence ATGAAATTTATAGTATCGAGTTCGTACTTATTAAAACAATTACAAGTTTTAGGTAGTGTTATCAATAGTAGTAATACGTTACCTATTTTGGACAACTTCCTTTTTGAATTAGACAACAATGAATTGACTGTTTCTGCTTCAGATTTAGAAACAACCATGTCAGCCACTTTAGAAATAGATTCTACCAGTGTAGGAAGTGTTGCTGTCCCAGCTAAATTACTTTTGGAAATCCTTAAAACATTCCCAGAACAACCTTTAACTTTTACAGTAGAAGAAAACAGCACTATAGAGATTAGCTCTAATTCTGGAAAATACGCATTGGCTTATGCTCCAGGAGAAGAATTCCCTAAATCAGTAAACTTAGACGAACCTTCAGTTACTTTAGTTCCTGCTGATGTTTTAGCGACTGCAATTAGCAAAACCATTTTTGCTGCTGGAAATGATGATTTACGTCCAGTTATGTCTGGAGTCTTTTTCCAATTTTCTCCAGAAGGATTAATTTTTGTTGCTACCGATGCTCATAAATTAGTAAAATACGCACGTACAGATGTAAAAGCATCTGAAGTAGCTGATTTTATTATGCCAAAGAAACCTTTGACTATCTTAAAGAACATTCTTTCAGCTTCTGATTCTGAAGTAAAAATCGAATACAACGACTCAAATGCAACCTTCTCTTTTGACAACTACATCTTAATGTGTCGTTTGATTGATGGAAAATATCCAAATTACGAAGCCGTTATTCCAAAAGAAAATCCAAATAAATTAATGATTGACCGTTCTCAATTTTTGAGTTCTGTACGTCGTGTTGCGATTTTCTCTAACAAAACAACACACCAAATTCGCTTAAAAATCGCAGGTGCCGAATTAAATGTTTCTGCTGAAGATATTGACTACTCAAACAAAGCAGAAGAAAGATTGACTTGTGATTACCAAGGTGACGATATGCAAATAGGATACAACTCTCGTTTCCTTACCGAAATGTTGACCAACCTACAATCAGACATGATTATGCTTGAAATGTCATTACCTAACAGAGCAGGTATTTTAACCCCAATTGACGGTTTAGAAGAAGGAGAAACAGTTACCATGCTTGTTATGCCTGTAATGCTAAATAGTTAA
- the dnaX gene encoding DNA polymerase III subunit gamma/tau, with the protein MEQFIVSARKYRPQTFKDVVGQKAITNTLLNAIDNNHLASALLFTGPRGVGKTTCARILARKINQPGYDDLNEDFSFNVFELDAASNNSVDDIRNLIDQVRIPPQTGKYKVYIIDEVHMLSSAAFNAFLKTLEEPPKHAIFILATTEKHKIIPTILSRCQIFDFKRITVKDAKEHLAEVATSQGISFEDDALHIIAQKADGAMRDALSIFDRVVSYCGTNLTRQAVTENLNVLDYETYIQITDLLLDNKIPELLIAFNDILAKGFDAHHFVSGLASHFRDLLVSKTPATLTLLEAGEQAQKMYGIQAQKADQDFLLKGIAIANECDLKYKLSQNQRLLVELCLMQLASITFDGEKKKLSLS; encoded by the coding sequence ATGGAACAATTTATAGTATCGGCGCGCAAATACCGTCCTCAAACATTCAAAGATGTTGTAGGACAAAAAGCCATTACCAATACTTTATTGAACGCTATAGATAACAACCACTTGGCTTCGGCTTTGTTGTTTACTGGCCCTAGAGGAGTTGGAAAAACAACTTGTGCGAGGATTTTAGCTCGAAAAATCAACCAACCTGGTTATGATGATTTGAATGAGGATTTCTCATTTAATGTATTCGAACTCGATGCGGCTTCAAACAACTCGGTTGATGACATTCGAAACCTGATTGACCAAGTGCGCATCCCACCACAAACTGGTAAATACAAGGTGTATATTATTGATGAGGTGCATATGCTATCCTCTGCTGCTTTTAATGCTTTCCTGAAAACATTAGAAGAACCGCCTAAACATGCCATTTTCATTTTGGCAACGACCGAAAAACACAAAATCATCCCAACGATATTATCTCGTTGTCAAATATTTGATTTCAAAAGAATCACCGTTAAAGACGCTAAAGAACATCTTGCTGAAGTTGCAACAAGCCAAGGAATAAGCTTTGAAGATGATGCTTTACACATTATTGCTCAAAAAGCTGATGGCGCGATGCGTGATGCTTTATCTATTTTTGACCGTGTGGTTTCCTACTGTGGAACCAACCTAACACGTCAAGCCGTAACGGAGAATTTGAATGTTTTAGATTACGAAACATACATCCAAATTACAGATTTATTACTTGATAATAAAATCCCTGAATTACTAATTGCTTTTAATGACATCTTAGCTAAAGGATTTGATGCACACCATTTTGTATCTGGATTAGCAAGTCATTTTAGAGACTTATTAGTTAGCAAAACACCTGCAACACTAACCTTATTAGAAGCTGGTGAACAGGCGCAAAAAATGTACGGAATTCAAGCACAAAAAGCCGACCAAGATTTTTTATTGAAAGGTATTGCTATTGCAAATGAATGTGATTTAAAATACAAATTGAGTCAAAACCAACGATTGTTAGTTGAACTTTGTTTGATGCAATTAGCCTCTATCACTTTTGATGGAGAAAAAAAAAAGTTGAGTCTTTCATAA